One window from the genome of Paenibacillus azoreducens encodes:
- a CDS encoding metallophosphoesterase family protein → MSRQLSFRQDGTFTIVQFTDLHWKNGEPEDYRTRSLMEMVLDEEKPDMVVFTGDVIYTGPVSPGYTECQNPEQAFRDAVGTVEQRGIPWAVVFGNHDTEQHITREELIQVVMTHKHTLAESGPKEITGEGNYTVELVDAEGKPAANLYFLDSGSVSPLEHVPYYNWIRRDQIDWLVKESERLNPDNQAKLPALAFFHIPIPEYQVVWDTQTCYGHKHEPVCCAPVNSGLFTALLEMGDVVGTFCGHDHVNDYEGMLHGIRLCYGRASGFNTYGKEGFERGARVIHLKSGEAGFSTWLRLEDGSVVSKQPVHQPETANEK, encoded by the coding sequence ATGAGCCGCCAATTATCTTTCCGGCAGGATGGAACCTTTACGATTGTACAATTCACCGATCTTCATTGGAAAAACGGCGAACCCGAAGATTACCGCACCCGCTCCCTCATGGAGATGGTCTTGGATGAGGAAAAACCGGATATGGTTGTCTTTACGGGCGATGTCATCTATACCGGTCCCGTTTCGCCCGGCTACACCGAATGCCAGAATCCGGAGCAGGCCTTCCGGGATGCGGTCGGCACGGTCGAACAGCGCGGTATCCCATGGGCCGTTGTTTTCGGCAATCATGACACGGAGCAGCACATCACCCGTGAAGAACTGATACAGGTTGTCATGACGCATAAGCACACCTTAGCCGAATCCGGACCAAAGGAAATTACCGGTGAAGGCAATTATACGGTCGAACTTGTCGATGCCGAAGGAAAGCCGGCGGCCAATCTATATTTTCTGGATTCCGGCAGCGTGTCGCCGCTGGAGCATGTTCCCTATTACAACTGGATTCGACGGGATCAGATCGATTGGCTTGTAAAAGAATCGGAGCGGTTGAATCCTGACAACCAGGCGAAACTGCCTGCCCTCGCCTTCTTCCATATACCGATTCCGGAATATCAGGTTGTATGGGATACGCAAACCTGCTATGGCCATAAACATGAACCGGTCTGCTGCGCCCCCGTCAACTCGGGATTGTTCACCGCTCTCCTTGAGATGGGCGATGTTGTCGGCACGTTCTGCGGACATGATCACGTGAATGATTATGAAGGCATGCTGCATGGCATCCGTCTTTGCTACGGTCGGGCAAGCGGTTTTAACACTTACGGCAAAGAAGGATTCGAACGCGGCGCGCGCGTGATCCACCTGAAATCGGGAGAAGCCGGTTTCTCCACTTGGCTGCGCCTGGAGGATGGTTCGGTTGTCAGCAAGCAGCCTGTTCATCAACCCGAAACAGCCAACGAAAAATAA
- a CDS encoding DMT family transporter, with the protein MLLPILLVLASGMAHAVWSMFTKRSVNKGVFLWSIMMIPSVLLLPVLVAELWRHPLSWGAYGLLLLSVILQGLYSWLLSKTYELGDLSQIYPIMRGTSTLLVPLIGVAFLHETLTAFGWLGILCMIAGFFLLSGMGRGGSKKDARPQNLKPFLLALCVGLCTTCYVFVDKLNLENVSPLALLEVTNIGFVAGLTPLVLTSGALRQEWRTNRSTIFLGAILNPGSYLLFLFAMQQAPMAHISPLREIGTVFATFLGVLILKEQQGLKRILSSIVVFSGILLIGMLG; encoded by the coding sequence ATGCTTTTACCTATTCTGCTTGTTCTTGCTTCCGGCATGGCGCATGCCGTATGGAGCATGTTCACCAAACGGAGCGTGAACAAAGGCGTTTTTTTATGGTCGATCATGATGATTCCTTCCGTTCTGCTGCTTCCGGTTCTGGTAGCCGAACTATGGCGTCATCCTTTGTCGTGGGGCGCGTACGGGCTTCTCCTGCTGTCGGTTATCCTGCAAGGATTGTATTCATGGCTGCTGTCCAAAACGTATGAGCTTGGAGATCTGTCGCAAATTTATCCGATTATGCGCGGGACCAGCACGCTTTTGGTTCCGCTGATCGGCGTCGCTTTCCTTCATGAAACGCTGACTGCCTTCGGATGGCTCGGAATTTTATGTATGATTGCAGGCTTTTTCCTGCTAAGCGGTATGGGCCGAGGCGGCAGCAAGAAAGACGCCCGGCCCCAAAACCTTAAGCCGTTTCTGCTGGCGCTTTGCGTCGGCCTTTGCACCACCTGTTATGTATTCGTGGATAAATTAAACCTGGAAAATGTTTCGCCCTTGGCTCTGCTCGAAGTAACGAACATCGGGTTTGTGGCCGGTTTGACACCGCTTGTGCTCACTTCCGGCGCGTTGCGGCAGGAATGGAGAACAAATCGTTCCACCATTTTCCTGGGAGCCATATTGAACCCCGGTTCATACCTGCTTTTCCTGTTCGCGATGCAGCAGGCGCCTATGGCCCATATCAGTCCATTGCGGGAGATCGGCACCGTGTTCGCCACCTTCCTTGGCGTCCTCATTCTAAAGGAGCAGCAGGGACTCAAACGGATTTTATCTTCCATTGTGGTTTTTTCCGGCATTCTGTTGATCGGGATGCTCGGATAG
- a CDS encoding glycoside hydrolase family 13 protein, producing the protein MKKTWWKESVVYQIYPRSFQDSNGDGIGDIPGIISRLDYLQKLGVDVIWLSPVYESPNDDNGYDISNYQGIMNEFGTMADWDRLLEGLHSRGMKLIMDLVVNHTSDEHAWFLESRKSKDNAYRDYYIWRDGKDGKEPNNWASIFSGSAWKLDETTGQYYLHLFSSKQPDLNWENEKVRREVYDMMTWWLDKGIDGFRMDVINMISKVEGLPDAAGEGKYNDGGKYFMNGPRIHEFLQEMNREVMSKYDVMTVGETPGVSPDEASFFVGEDRGELNMVFQFELMDIDSGPEAKWNVIPWKLAGFKQIMSKWQYELEGKGWNSLFLNNHDQPRMVSRFGDDGKYRKESAKMLATLLHTLQGTPYIYQGEELGMTNVRFDTLEEYKDIETLNMFREYREAGRSEAQIMESIYYKGRDNARTPMQWDDSPNGGFTTGTPWLKMNPNYVHINAKESLEDPDSIFHYYRRLIELRKQHEVIVYGKYDLLLEENDRIYAYTRTLGEERLLIILNFFAEPVTFHLPDNVQYNGAEQLIGNYEWPAEANLRGLELRPYEAQVLKLK; encoded by the coding sequence ATGAAAAAAACATGGTGGAAAGAAAGCGTAGTGTATCAGATTTATCCGCGAAGTTTCCAGGATAGCAACGGGGACGGGATCGGCGATATTCCGGGAATCATCTCCCGGCTGGATTATTTGCAGAAGCTGGGCGTGGATGTCATCTGGCTGAGCCCGGTGTATGAATCTCCAAATGACGACAACGGATACGATATCAGCAACTACCAAGGGATTATGAATGAATTCGGCACGATGGCGGATTGGGACCGGCTTCTGGAAGGTCTGCACAGCCGGGGCATGAAGCTGATTATGGACCTGGTTGTAAACCATACCTCCGATGAACATGCCTGGTTCCTGGAATCCCGCAAATCCAAAGATAACGCTTATCGTGATTACTATATCTGGCGTGACGGCAAAGACGGGAAGGAACCGAATAACTGGGCTTCCATCTTCAGCGGATCCGCATGGAAGCTCGATGAAACGACGGGACAATATTACCTGCATCTCTTTTCTTCGAAGCAGCCGGACCTGAACTGGGAAAATGAGAAGGTCCGCCGCGAAGTCTATGACATGATGACTTGGTGGCTGGATAAAGGCATTGACGGCTTCCGGATGGATGTCATTAATATGATCAGCAAGGTTGAGGGATTGCCGGATGCAGCGGGCGAAGGCAAATACAACGACGGTGGCAAATATTTCATGAACGGTCCGCGCATTCATGAATTTTTACAGGAAATGAACCGGGAAGTCATGTCCAAATACGATGTGATGACTGTCGGGGAAACACCAGGGGTATCCCCTGACGAGGCTTCGTTTTTTGTCGGTGAGGACCGGGGCGAATTGAACATGGTCTTCCAGTTTGAGCTGATGGATATCGACTCGGGTCCTGAAGCAAAATGGAATGTGATACCTTGGAAGCTCGCAGGTTTCAAGCAAATCATGAGCAAATGGCAGTACGAGCTTGAAGGCAAGGGCTGGAACAGTCTGTTCCTGAACAACCATGATCAGCCGCGCATGGTGTCCCGCTTCGGGGATGACGGCAAATATCGCAAGGAATCGGCCAAAATGCTGGCCACTCTGCTGCATACCTTGCAAGGAACGCCTTATATTTATCAAGGCGAAGAACTCGGAATGACCAATGTCCGTTTCGACACGCTTGAAGAGTACAAGGATATTGAAACGCTCAACATGTTCCGCGAGTATCGCGAAGCAGGACGTTCCGAAGCGCAAATCATGGAGTCGATCTACTACAAAGGGCGGGATAACGCCCGTACGCCGATGCAGTGGGATGACTCGCCTAACGGCGGTTTTACGACAGGGACGCCTTGGCTGAAAATGAATCCGAATTATGTGCATATCAACGCCAAGGAATCGCTCGAAGATCCGGATTCCATTTTCCATTATTACCGCCGTCTGATTGAACTTCGGAAACAGCATGAAGTGATCGTTTACGGTAAATATGATCTTCTCTTGGAGGAAAATGATCGTATCTATGCGTATACCCGGACTCTGGGGGAAGAACGGCTGCTCATCATCCTCAACTTCTTCGCGGAGCCGGTAACCTTTCATCTTCCGGACAACGTGCAATATAATGGGGCAGAGCAGCTCATCGGCAACTATGAATGGCCGGCTGAAGCGAATCTCCGCGGATTGGAGCTACGCCCTTACGAAGCCCAAGTGCTGAAATTAAAATAA
- a CDS encoding carbohydrate ABC transporter permease produces the protein MKKRSSTNWVVTILITLGSLLILFPLYMTVSIALKNPEEMAKSIFSLPTGLHFDNFARAIEATNFFGAFKNSALITFISVSFILLTNSLVSYAVARNIKQKFFKGLYLYFISAMFIPFQIIMLPVVKLTTDLHMNNIPGIIILYIVYGLAFNIFVYVGYIRSIPVELEEAATVDGATTYGTFWRIIFPLLAPINATVAILSCLSTWNDFMLPLIILSEPDSYTLPLVQYVFQGQFSTDYNLAFASYLLALAPMVIVYLVAQKWIINGITQGAVKS, from the coding sequence ATGAAAAAACGCAGCTCAACGAATTGGGTCGTCACAATCCTGATCACTCTTGGGTCTCTGCTTATTTTATTCCCTCTTTATATGACGGTTTCGATTGCGCTGAAAAATCCGGAAGAAATGGCAAAGTCGATTTTTTCGCTGCCGACAGGGCTGCATTTCGATAACTTCGCACGGGCGATCGAAGCAACGAATTTCTTCGGCGCTTTTAAAAACAGCGCGCTGATCACGTTTATTTCCGTTAGTTTCATTCTGCTGACCAATTCGCTTGTTTCCTACGCGGTGGCACGGAATATTAAGCAGAAATTTTTTAAAGGCCTGTATTTATACTTTATCAGCGCCATGTTCATCCCGTTTCAAATCATTATGCTCCCGGTCGTAAAATTGACGACGGATCTGCATATGAACAATATTCCGGGCATCATTATTTTATATATTGTGTACGGGCTTGCCTTTAACATTTTCGTGTATGTGGGTTATATCCGCTCCATTCCGGTTGAACTGGAAGAAGCGGCGACGGTGGATGGAGCAACGACGTATGGAACCTTCTGGCGCATTATTTTCCCGCTCCTCGCACCGATTAATGCGACGGTAGCCATTCTGAGCTGTCTGTCGACCTGGAATGACTTTATGCTGCCGCTCATCATTTTGAGCGAACCGGACTCTTATACGCTGCCTCTGGTACAGTACGTTTTCCAAGGGCAGTTCAGCACGGATTACAACCTTGCGTTTGCTTCGTACCTGCTTGCGCTGGCGCCGATGGTCATCGTATATCTGGTAGCCCAGAAATGGATCATTAACGGCATAACGCAAGGCGCGGTGAAATCATAA